One Phycisphaera mikurensis NBRC 102666 DNA window includes the following coding sequences:
- a CDS encoding aldo/keto reductase: protein MSTFSPTRYDDLPGGWFRRCGKSGLDLPAVSLGMWHNFGDAGTDAQKLGEQDLHENATAMMRTAFDRGVTHFDFANNYGPAPGAAEARCGRILESDFGHHREEIVVSSKAGYRMQPGPYGDGGGRKYLIQSCEASLRRLRLDHLDLFYHHRNDPSVPLEETLGALDHLVRSGKTLHAAVSNYPGERVEEALSICERDGLVKPILHQVPHHLLDPSLSGGGLDAAADGGMGNIVFSPLAQGLLTDKYLDGVPADSRAAAASGFLKADRVTPELQAHLKRLNAYAGDRGQTLAQLALCWVLGDPRITSALIGASRPSQVTGCCDALQQGPLSEAERAEVVALAADAA from the coding sequence TGGCACAACTTCGGCGACGCCGGCACCGACGCGCAGAAGCTCGGCGAGCAGGACCTGCACGAGAACGCGACCGCGATGATGCGGACCGCCTTCGATCGCGGCGTCACCCACTTCGACTTCGCCAACAACTACGGCCCCGCGCCGGGCGCCGCCGAGGCCCGCTGCGGCCGGATCCTCGAGAGCGACTTCGGTCACCACCGCGAGGAGATCGTGGTCTCCAGCAAGGCGGGCTACCGGATGCAGCCCGGTCCCTACGGCGACGGCGGCGGCCGCAAGTACCTGATCCAGAGCTGCGAAGCCTCGCTGCGCCGCCTCCGGCTCGACCACCTCGACCTCTTCTACCACCACCGCAACGACCCGAGCGTGCCGCTGGAGGAGACGCTCGGGGCGCTCGATCACCTCGTGAGGAGCGGGAAGACGCTGCACGCCGCGGTCTCCAACTACCCCGGCGAGCGGGTGGAGGAGGCGCTCTCGATCTGCGAGCGGGACGGCCTGGTGAAGCCGATCCTCCACCAGGTGCCGCACCACCTGCTCGACCCGTCGCTCTCCGGCGGCGGGCTCGATGCCGCCGCCGACGGCGGGATGGGCAACATCGTCTTCAGCCCGCTGGCGCAGGGCCTGCTCACCGACAAGTACCTCGACGGCGTGCCTGCCGACTCTCGGGCCGCCGCGGCTTCCGGCTTCCTGAAGGCCGACCGCGTGACGCCGGAGCTGCAGGCCCACCTCAAGCGGCTGAACGCGTACGCCGGCGACCGCGGCCAGACGCTCGCCCAGCTGGCCCTGTGCTGGGTGCTCGGCGACCCGCGGATCACCAGCGCCCTGATCGGCGCCAGCCGCCCCTCCCAGGTGACCGGCTGCTGCGACGCGCTGCAGCAAGGCCCGCTGAGCGAGGCCGAGCGGGCCGAGGTGGTCGCCCTCGCCGCGGATGCCGCCTGA